The following proteins are co-located in the Pan troglodytes isolate AG18354 chromosome 5, NHGRI_mPanTro3-v2.0_pri, whole genome shotgun sequence genome:
- the DNPH1 gene encoding 5-hydroxymethyl-dUMP N-hydrolase, which yields MAAAMVPGRSESWERGEPGRPALYFCGSIRGGREDRTLYERIVSRLRRFGTVLTEHVAAAELGARGEEAAGGDRLIHEQDLEWLQQADVVVAEVTQPSLGVGYELGRAVAFNKRILCLFRPQSGRVLSAMIRGAADGSRFQVWDYEEGEVEALLDRYFEADPPGQVAASPDPTT from the exons GCCGGGGCGCAGCGAGAGCTGGGAGCGCGGGGAGCCTGGCCGCCCGGCCCTGTACTTCTGCGGGAGCATTCGCGGCGGACGCGAGGACAGGACGCTGTACGAGCGGATCGTGTCTCGGCTGCGGCGATTCGGGACAGTGCTCACCGAGCACGTGGCGGCCGCCGAGCTGGGCGCGCGCG GGGAAGAGGCTGCTGGGGGTGACAGGCTCATCCATGAGCAGGACCTGGAGTGGCTGCAGCAGGCGGACG TGGTCGTGGCAGAAGTGACACAGCCATCCTTGGGTGTAGGCTATGAGCTGGGCCGGGCCGTGGCCTTTAACAAGCGGATCCTGTGCCTGTTCCGCCCGCAGTCTGGCCGCG TGCTTTCGGCCATGATCCGGGGAGCAGCAGATGGCTCTCGGTTCCAGGTGTGGGACTATGAGGAGGGAGAGGTGGAGGCCCTGCTGGATCGATACTTCGAGGCTGATCCTCCAGGGCAGGTGGCTGCCTCCCCTGACCCAACCACTTGa